Proteins encoded together in one Deinococcus metalli window:
- a CDS encoding GreA/GreB family elongation factor, which produces MAQATSRQVKLTREGFERLQKTLEQEQARLTEATRILQEQMETSSDTEDTGLEDAKREKMNIEARIDELEDTLARATVIEDHENEGRVELGAIVMLSNETTKKDMKVQVVSAPEATVTGGSLPRVSEDSPVGKELMGRRKGDAFVVNLDNGKQMKYKVKSIEY; this is translated from the coding sequence GTGGCGCAAGCGACGAGCAGACAGGTGAAACTCACACGCGAGGGCTTCGAGCGCCTTCAGAAGACGCTGGAGCAGGAGCAGGCGCGCCTGACGGAGGCGACCCGCATCCTGCAGGAGCAGATGGAGACGAGTTCCGACACCGAGGACACCGGCCTGGAGGACGCCAAGCGCGAGAAGATGAACATCGAGGCGCGCATCGACGAACTCGAGGACACCCTGGCGCGCGCGACGGTCATCGAGGACCACGAGAACGAGGGCCGCGTGGAACTCGGCGCGATCGTGATGCTCTCCAACGAGACCACCAAAAAGGACATGAAGGTGCAGGTCGTGTCGGCCCCCGAGGCCACCGTCACGGGCGGCAGTCTGCCCCGCGTGAGCGAGGACAGCCCGGTCGGCAAGGAACTGATGGGCCGGCGCAAGGGCGACGCCTTCGTGGTGAATCTCGACAACGGCAAGCAGATGAAGTACAAGGTCAAGAGCATCGAGTACTAG
- the hslO gene encoding Hsp33 family molecular chaperone HslO, whose product MSDPAPTSSFLLRGTAAGNTLRFIGMDSTRVVEDARVRHDLSKTATAALGRTLTASALLSVVLGKRSDSRVTVRVEGDGPVGWIVAEGSADGRVRGYVRQPHADLPLRESDGKLDVSGVVGTDGELAVTRLLDNGEPYTGSIRLVSGEIAEDVSAYLGVSEQIPNAVLLGVYEEGQRVTHAGGLLVQAMPGVTDETLGTLETNIRALGQITTALRHGGLLGVMERAAEGLGLTLAQEAQDVRFECRCSRTKASDSLKFFSAAERQEMIDDGGQEIVCHWCGERYHISPDEIAALDAAETHARA is encoded by the coding sequence ATGTCTGATCCGGCCCCCACATCCTCCTTCCTGCTGCGCGGCACGGCAGCCGGGAACACCCTCAGGTTCATTGGCATGGACTCGACGCGCGTGGTCGAGGACGCCCGGGTGCGCCACGACCTGAGCAAGACCGCGACCGCCGCGCTGGGCCGCACCCTGACTGCCTCGGCACTGTTGAGCGTCGTGCTGGGCAAACGCAGCGACAGCCGCGTGACGGTGCGCGTCGAGGGCGACGGCCCGGTCGGCTGGATCGTGGCCGAGGGCAGCGCCGACGGCCGCGTGCGCGGCTATGTCCGGCAGCCGCACGCCGACCTGCCGCTGCGCGAATCCGACGGCAAACTGGACGTGAGCGGCGTGGTGGGCACCGACGGGGAACTCGCGGTCACGCGCCTGCTCGACAACGGCGAGCCGTACACCGGCAGCATCCGGCTGGTGAGCGGCGAGATCGCCGAGGACGTCAGCGCGTACCTGGGCGTGTCCGAGCAGATCCCGAACGCCGTGCTGCTGGGCGTATATGAGGAAGGTCAGCGCGTCACGCACGCGGGCGGCCTGCTGGTGCAGGCGATGCCGGGCGTGACCGACGAGACCCTGGGCACGCTTGAGACGAACATCCGCGCCCTGGGCCAGATCACGACCGCGCTGCGCCATGGCGGCCTGCTGGGCGTGATGGAACGCGCCGCCGAGGGCCTGGGCCTGACGCTGGCGCAAGAAGCGCAGGACGTGCGCTTCGAGTGCCGCTGCTCGCGCACGAAGGCGAGCGACTCTCTGAAGTTCTTCTCCGCGGCCGAACGCCAGGAGATGATCGACGACGGCGGGCAGGAGATCGTGTGCCACTGGTGCGGCGAGCGCTACCACATCAGCCCCGACGAGATCGCCGCGCTGGACGCTGCCGAAACGCACGCCCGCGCGTGA
- a CDS encoding nucleotidyltransferase domain-containing protein → MPDLTAAMTDLKRALGAFLERGRVDGVFHVQPGGPGSVPALADLDVPELHLDVLPESPTDVQRAALAGLGYVPETAHAWRHPAGWRVVLGDHDSGWRATQGLLRALLLGDSRAAQEYRQVYTWDGRAAADHALAGAALDRHARVVAWQPLHFAARAFAALDAPWQVAGGWALDLHAGRPLRAHDDVDIEIPRSAQAQLPDVLRGWRLDAAVDGAYHAFQPPLAPSSHQVHARHPELPDVLMVDVMLTDISGGMWHYRRDPVITRPLAEARRVGQGGLPYLVPEIVLLFKAGSVGREPRGKDRADFERARPTLDAPARAWLRAALERTRPGHPWVAQLA, encoded by the coding sequence ATGCCCGACCTGACCGCAGCCATGACGGACCTGAAGCGCGCGCTGGGCGCTTTCCTGGAGCGTGGGCGCGTGGACGGTGTGTTCCACGTGCAGCCCGGCGGCCCCGGCAGCGTGCCCGCCCTGGCCGATCTGGACGTGCCGGAACTGCACCTCGACGTGCTGCCCGAGTCGCCCACGGACGTGCAGCGCGCGGCGCTGGCGGGCCTGGGCTACGTGCCGGAAACCGCGCATGCGTGGCGGCATCCGGCCGGCTGGCGGGTGGTGCTGGGGGACCACGACAGCGGCTGGCGGGCCACGCAGGGCCTCCTGCGCGCCCTGCTGCTGGGCGATTCGCGCGCCGCGCAGGAGTACCGGCAGGTGTATACGTGGGACGGCCGCGCCGCCGCGGACCACGCGCTGGCGGGAGCGGCGCTGGACCGCCACGCCCGCGTGGTCGCGTGGCAGCCGCTGCACTTCGCCGCGCGGGCCTTCGCGGCCCTGGACGCGCCGTGGCAGGTGGCGGGTGGGTGGGCGCTCGACCTGCACGCGGGGCGCCCCTTACGCGCGCACGACGACGTCGACATCGAGATTCCCCGCAGCGCGCAGGCGCAGCTCCCGGACGTGCTGCGCGGGTGGCGGCTGGACGCGGCCGTGGACGGCGCGTACCACGCGTTCCAGCCCCCGCTGGCCCCTTCGTCGCACCAGGTCCACGCCCGGCACCCCGAGCTGCCGGACGTGCTGATGGTGGACGTGATGCTCACCGACATCAGCGGCGGCATGTGGCACTACCGGCGCGACCCGGTCATCACCCGGCCGCTGGCCGAGGCCCGGCGGGTGGGGCAAGGCGGCCTCCCTTACCTCGTGCCGGAGATCGTGCTGCTGTTCAAGGCCGGGTCGGTCGGCCGGGAGCCGCGCGGCAAGGACCGCGCCGATTTCGAGCGGGCGCGGCCCACACTGGACGCGCCGGCCAGGGCGTGGCTGCGCGCCGCTCTGGAACGCACCCGGCCCGGCCACCCGTGGGTGGCGCAACTGGCGTGA
- a CDS encoding GAF domain-containing sensor histidine kinase: protein MTLPPFPPTLTNASTTVQFGRALAEFACHVAGAHGVQVWVVQDAHLEVVAEEGRGLGLSDGTLAGRALAGGTLIAEGMLSALPFGCGVIEFVGARPEGIEELLTVSPLFTLALEGVQAREARRGHGRIAETVEGLVRRLGGSLDLPQVLTVTAQSAALALGFSRAFVGLFDQVVEGVARTGEVYTYGFDESFTGGIGVGPVTFERLMTRGEAIRYERVRDAGSAFAASLAELGPEAAVLAPLSARGRPLGLLYVDSRSPGAGATEDDARLVLALAEQASLAIDNARLYALETRKREAAEALREAGAALAGSLHLSDTLPRVLERAVALFRADAAAVYELQPDGRTLNIRSALGLPSEYVLRVRAKVGAGVTGRAAERREVVAARDLNTENYGGGSRYTRQLLAQGRYPYKGVVGLPLVTRAGVFGVLTLYWEATLPLDDDDRALLGVFAAQAALAIENARLYEEELRRERESAVLLNVGRLLGEDQGDETLAEAARLATLALNGGRGLIALLGEYGEVVRCATYNLHPPRPDELASLMSQLGRGPRPLTRRACLPVAGSGLIVPLHGGEGDGRGVLGFLYADDPGTEPPSDRVLALARSVADQMALTLTRERLLAALEREEARYRQLAEGAHDLILSADPRGVITYANPAAVRLLQPLTGPLVGSVVLTLPNPATQDALRVAWMAAATSLAGGRAEIQVGRYRLEVRLSAVGAGEGVLLVARDLSELQTLAEEINRRGQALEAATSRQTELRTYLTLFTQAQEEERRRISRELHDDTAQVLTATTRRVARLARDLDGERRERADDILGDLNAAIESVRRFARNLRPSVLDDLGLLPALEWLAGQAHTDTRLEVSGLERRLSPAAELTVFRLSQEALNNVDKHAQAHTAAIRVAFREDRVRVAISDDGRGFTAEQADAQARSGHLGLIGLRERVELAGGELEVASTPGQGTTLAFVLPG from the coding sequence ATGACCCTGCCGCCGTTCCCTCCGACCCTGACCAACGCCTCGACCACCGTGCAGTTCGGCCGGGCGCTGGCAGAGTTCGCGTGTCATGTGGCCGGCGCGCACGGCGTGCAGGTGTGGGTGGTGCAGGACGCGCACCTGGAAGTGGTGGCCGAGGAGGGCCGCGGCCTGGGCCTGAGTGACGGTACCCTGGCCGGCCGGGCACTGGCCGGGGGCACGCTGATCGCGGAGGGCATGCTCTCCGCGCTGCCGTTCGGGTGCGGCGTGATCGAGTTCGTGGGGGCGCGGCCGGAGGGAATCGAGGAACTGCTGACTGTGTCGCCGCTGTTCACGCTGGCGCTGGAGGGCGTGCAGGCGCGTGAGGCCCGGCGTGGGCACGGCCGGATCGCGGAGACGGTCGAGGGGCTGGTGCGCCGGCTGGGCGGCAGCCTGGACCTGCCGCAGGTGCTGACGGTCACGGCACAGAGTGCGGCGCTGGCGCTGGGCTTCTCGCGCGCGTTCGTGGGGTTGTTCGATCAGGTGGTCGAGGGTGTGGCCCGCACCGGCGAGGTCTACACCTACGGCTTCGACGAGTCCTTTACCGGGGGGATCGGGGTGGGTCCGGTGACCTTCGAGCGGCTGATGACGCGCGGCGAGGCGATCCGCTACGAGCGGGTGCGCGACGCGGGCTCCGCGTTCGCGGCGAGCCTGGCCGAACTGGGGCCGGAGGCGGCGGTGCTGGCCCCGCTCTCGGCGCGCGGCCGGCCGCTGGGGCTACTGTACGTGGATTCCCGCTCGCCGGGCGCGGGCGCGACCGAGGACGACGCGCGGCTGGTGCTGGCGCTGGCCGAGCAGGCGTCGCTGGCGATCGACAACGCGCGGCTGTATGCGCTGGAAACCCGCAAGCGCGAGGCGGCCGAGGCGCTGCGCGAGGCGGGCGCGGCGCTGGCGGGCAGCCTGCACCTCTCGGACACGCTGCCGCGCGTGCTGGAGCGCGCCGTGGCCCTGTTCCGGGCGGACGCGGCGGCGGTGTACGAACTCCAGCCGGATGGCCGGACGCTGAACATCCGCTCGGCGCTGGGGCTGCCCAGCGAGTACGTGCTGCGCGTGCGCGCGAAGGTCGGTGCGGGCGTGACGGGCCGCGCGGCCGAGCGGCGCGAGGTCGTCGCCGCCCGCGACCTGAACACCGAGAACTACGGGGGTGGCAGCCGCTACACCCGGCAACTGCTGGCGCAGGGCCGGTACCCGTACAAGGGCGTGGTGGGCCTGCCGCTGGTCACGCGCGCCGGGGTGTTCGGCGTGCTCACGCTGTACTGGGAGGCCACGCTGCCGCTCGACGACGACGACCGGGCGCTGCTGGGCGTGTTCGCCGCGCAGGCCGCGCTCGCCATCGAGAACGCCCGGCTGTACGAGGAGGAACTGCGCCGCGAGCGCGAGTCGGCGGTGCTGCTGAACGTGGGCCGCCTGCTGGGCGAGGACCAGGGCGACGAGACGCTGGCGGAGGCCGCGCGGCTGGCGACGCTGGCCCTGAACGGCGGGCGCGGCCTGATCGCCCTGCTAGGTGAGTACGGCGAGGTGGTGCGCTGCGCGACGTACAACCTCCACCCGCCCCGGCCGGACGAGCTGGCCTCGCTGATGTCGCAGCTGGGCCGGGGGCCGCGCCCGCTGACGCGCCGGGCGTGCCTGCCGGTGGCGGGCAGCGGCCTGATCGTGCCGCTGCACGGCGGCGAGGGCGACGGCCGCGGCGTGCTGGGCTTCCTGTACGCGGACGATCCCGGCACCGAGCCGCCCAGCGACCGCGTGCTGGCGCTGGCCCGCTCGGTCGCAGATCAGATGGCCCTGACCCTCACACGCGAGCGGCTGCTGGCCGCCCTGGAGCGCGAGGAGGCCCGCTACCGCCAGCTGGCCGAGGGCGCGCACGACCTGATCCTGAGCGCCGACCCGCGCGGCGTGATCACGTACGCGAACCCGGCGGCGGTGCGGCTGTTGCAGCCGCTGACCGGGCCGCTGGTGGGGTCTGTGGTGCTGACCCTGCCGAACCCCGCCACCCAGGACGCGCTGCGGGTGGCGTGGATGGCCGCCGCGACCAGCCTGGCGGGGGGCCGCGCGGAGATCCAGGTGGGCCGCTACCGCCTGGAGGTGCGCCTGAGCGCTGTGGGTGCCGGCGAGGGTGTGCTGCTGGTCGCCCGCGACCTCTCGGAACTCCAGACGCTGGCCGAGGAGATCAACCGGCGCGGCCAGGCGCTGGAGGCCGCGACCAGCCGCCAGACCGAGCTGCGCACGTACCTGACGCTGTTCACCCAGGCGCAGGAGGAGGAGCGCCGGCGCATCAGCCGCGAGCTGCACGACGACACGGCGCAGGTGCTGACCGCCACGACCCGCCGGGTGGCCCGGCTGGCACGTGACCTGGACGGCGAGCGGCGCGAGCGGGCCGACGACATCCTGGGCGACCTGAACGCGGCCATCGAGAGCGTGCGGCGCTTCGCGCGCAACCTGCGGCCCAGCGTGCTGGACGACCTGGGCCTGCTGCCCGCGCTGGAATGGCTGGCCGGGCAGGCCCACACCGACACGCGCCTGGAGGTCAGCGGCCTGGAGCGCCGCCTGAGCCCGGCGGCAGAGCTGACCGTGTTCCGGCTGTCGCAAGAAGCGCTGAACAACGTGGACAAGCATGCCCAGGCGCACACCGCCGCGATCCGCGTGGCCTTCCGCGAGGACCGCGTGCGCGTGGCGATCAGCGACGACGGCCGGGGCTTCACCGCCGAGCAGGCCGACGCCCAGGCCCGCAGCGGTCACCTGGGCCTGATCGGCCTGCGCGAGCGCGTGGAACTGGCCGGCGGAGAGCTGGAGGTCGCCAGCACGCCAGGCCAGGGCACCACGCTGGCCTTCGTCCTGCCCGGTTGA
- a CDS encoding ABC transporter substrate-binding protein: MTTPATKMLTAVALATLTMSLAACSGGSQANSAKSTLVVQESADIPTLDPGTTYDTGSGQIVENLYETLVTYKGNSIRDLAPLLATEWQENQDGREYRFTLRDGVKFHSGNAFTCADAEYTFRRNLVTNTADSGNWFLSESLLGTPSNASDDQSITWQRITDAVKCDGETLVFSLPKADPAFLAKLAYTGQGIVDSKHAIQIGEWDGTEATWKAAVGKDLTGSPLAQQPSGTGAYKLVEKTATAVTATAFDGYWGDKPAITNILIQKVPEQAARLQAFEKGDADLIETGGRPVIDVQLRGKPGIAVLDGLPDTSAFGISMNEAIKGGNIGSGKLDGAGVPANFFSDVNVRRGFVAAFDVPTYIKEVQGGEGDARNVLLPDTFPGYDAELDGAKFNLDAARSAFQQAWGGQVWTQGFTVNISYRAGSVSAQTGMELLKKNIEALNPKFKVNIVSKEWSEIIKGSNQGTEAMVMTGWSPDYADPDNFVTTFYASTGYYHPRINVKDPQIDAWITEARSTTDTARRNDLYKQVAERALDQAYYILMPSNPGIIAYRDTVKGISKDTFNPMIAFRTGTLWKDLSKS, from the coding sequence ATGACCACCCCCGCCACCAAGATGCTCACCGCCGTGGCCCTGGCCACCCTCACGATGAGCCTCGCCGCGTGCAGCGGCGGTTCGCAGGCGAACAGTGCGAAGTCCACCCTGGTCGTGCAGGAAAGCGCCGACATCCCCACCCTGGACCCCGGCACCACCTACGACACCGGCAGCGGCCAGATCGTTGAAAACCTCTACGAGACCCTCGTCACGTACAAGGGCAACTCGATCCGCGACCTCGCGCCGCTGCTCGCCACCGAGTGGCAGGAAAACCAGGACGGCCGCGAGTACCGCTTCACCCTGCGCGACGGTGTCAAGTTCCACAGCGGCAACGCCTTTACCTGTGCGGACGCCGAATACACCTTCCGCCGCAATCTGGTGACCAACACCGCCGACAGCGGGAACTGGTTCCTGTCCGAGAGCCTGCTCGGCACGCCCAGCAACGCCAGCGACGACCAGAGCATCACGTGGCAGCGCATCACCGACGCCGTGAAGTGCGACGGCGAGACGCTGGTGTTCAGCCTGCCCAAGGCCGACCCGGCGTTCCTGGCCAAGCTCGCGTACACCGGCCAGGGCATCGTGGACAGCAAGCACGCCATCCAGATCGGTGAGTGGGACGGCACCGAGGCCACGTGGAAGGCCGCCGTCGGCAAGGACCTGACCGGCAGCCCCCTCGCGCAGCAGCCCAGCGGCACCGGCGCGTACAAGCTCGTCGAGAAGACCGCCACGGCCGTGACCGCCACCGCCTTCGACGGGTACTGGGGCGACAAGCCCGCCATCACCAACATCCTGATCCAGAAGGTGCCCGAACAGGCCGCGCGCCTCCAGGCCTTTGAGAAGGGCGACGCCGACCTGATCGAGACCGGTGGCCGCCCCGTCATTGACGTGCAGCTGCGCGGCAAACCCGGCATCGCCGTCCTCGACGGCCTGCCCGACACCAGCGCCTTCGGCATCAGCATGAACGAGGCGATCAAGGGTGGAAACATCGGCAGCGGCAAGCTCGACGGCGCCGGCGTCCCCGCCAACTTCTTCAGCGACGTGAACGTCCGCCGCGGCTTCGTGGCCGCGTTCGACGTGCCCACCTACATCAAGGAGGTGCAGGGCGGCGAGGGTGACGCCCGCAACGTCCTGCTGCCCGACACCTTCCCCGGCTACGACGCCGAACTGGACGGCGCGAAGTTCAACCTGGACGCCGCCCGCAGCGCCTTCCAGCAGGCCTGGGGCGGCCAGGTGTGGACCCAGGGCTTCACGGTGAACATCTCGTACCGTGCCGGCAGCGTGTCTGCCCAGACCGGCATGGAACTCCTGAAGAAGAACATCGAGGCCCTGAATCCGAAGTTCAAGGTGAACATCGTGTCCAAGGAGTGGAGCGAGATCATCAAGGGCAGCAACCAGGGCACCGAGGCGATGGTCATGACCGGCTGGTCCCCGGACTATGCCGACCCCGACAACTTCGTGACCACCTTCTACGCCAGCACCGGCTACTACCACCCGCGCATCAACGTCAAGGACCCCCAGATCGACGCGTGGATCACCGAGGCGCGCAGCACCACCGACACCGCCCGCCGCAACGATCTCTACAAGCAGGTCGCCGAGCGCGCGCTGGACCAGGCGTACTACATCCTGATGCCCAGCAACCCCGGGATCATCGCGTACCGCGACACCGTGAAGGGCATCAGCAAGGACACCTTCAACCCCATGATCGCCTTCCGCACCGGCACGCTGTGGAAGGACCTCAGCAAGAGCTGA
- a CDS encoding response regulator, producing the protein MLDSESDSPRAISLLLVDDHPVVRKGTRELLEGEADLHVVGEAGSGEEAIVKARALSPDVILMDVSMPGMNGIEATKAIKQEQPGVGVLVLTSYDDDAYVFALLEAGAAGYLLKNASEDDLLGAVRAVAAGESALHPSVARKVLERFSANATPTPPEDDLSPRELEVLRVAATGRTNKEIARDLDISPRTVQVHLANIFSKLGVGSRTEAVLYGIKRGWIDPKLV; encoded by the coding sequence ATGCTCGACAGCGAATCGGACTCGCCCCGCGCCATCAGCCTGCTGCTCGTGGACGACCACCCGGTCGTGCGCAAGGGCACCCGCGAACTGCTGGAGGGCGAAGCCGACCTGCACGTGGTGGGCGAGGCCGGCAGCGGCGAGGAGGCCATCGTCAAGGCCCGCGCCCTGAGCCCGGACGTGATCCTGATGGACGTGTCCATGCCCGGCATGAACGGCATCGAGGCGACCAAGGCGATCAAGCAGGAGCAGCCGGGCGTGGGCGTGCTGGTCCTGACCAGCTACGACGACGACGCGTACGTGTTCGCGCTGCTGGAGGCGGGTGCGGCCGGATACCTCCTCAAGAACGCCAGCGAGGACGACCTGCTCGGTGCCGTGCGGGCCGTCGCGGCCGGCGAGAGCGCCCTGCACCCCAGCGTGGCGCGCAAGGTGCTCGAGCGCTTCAGCGCGAACGCCACCCCGACCCCGCCCGAGGACGACCTCTCGCCCCGCGAGCTGGAGGTGCTGCGCGTGGCCGCCACCGGTCGCACCAACAAGGAAATCGCCCGCGACCTCGATATCAGCCCCCGCACCGTGCAGGTGCACCTTGCCAACATCTTCTCCAAACTGGGCGTGGGCAGCCGCACCGAGGCCGTGCTGTACGGCATCAAGCGCGGCTGGATCGACCCGAAGCTGGTGTGA
- a CDS encoding MFS transporter gives MTPAHSPLSLRLLGAGGAAFFALGVLQPMYGPLFPFFQSQFGVSTATVGVIASAHFVGSAISPPLAGVILTRVSTRRVVVACLLLLLVAALLVGLAPSWPLAVGAAVLGGVSQGGLASSINAYLAAAGTRAINFANALFGLASMLSPLVAAWLAPSGLVWPFAVVAGLAAVSLLAARVWGVPAIPPPAAQAPARRVGRSMTLFAVMLICYVGLEVGFGAWGGKHMLGIGVAQAALIVSLYWGGFTLGRALASAFGARFQPGPLVLGCAALATVAAVLGTVPALAPYTYPLAGLALGPIFGTSMVWAAQILPVRFVPFLLVSGSVGGILVPWLIGLGFARSGPVAVPTVLTVLGALLCVLILVTLRVRRVRVDVDAPSVA, from the coding sequence GTGACGCCTGCCCACAGCCCTCTTTCACTTCGTCTGCTGGGGGCCGGGGGGGCGGCGTTCTTTGCGCTGGGCGTGCTGCAACCCATGTACGGCCCGCTGTTTCCGTTCTTCCAGTCGCAGTTCGGGGTCAGCACGGCCACGGTGGGCGTGATTGCCAGCGCGCACTTCGTGGGCTCCGCCATCTCCCCGCCGCTGGCCGGCGTGATCCTCACGCGGGTGAGCACGCGCCGCGTCGTGGTGGCGTGCCTGCTGCTCCTGCTGGTGGCGGCGCTGCTGGTGGGTCTGGCGCCCAGCTGGCCGCTGGCGGTGGGCGCGGCGGTACTGGGCGGTGTCAGCCAGGGCGGCCTGGCCAGTTCCATCAACGCCTACCTGGCCGCGGCGGGCACCCGGGCCATCAACTTTGCGAACGCGCTGTTCGGCCTGGCGAGCATGCTCTCGCCGCTGGTGGCCGCGTGGCTCGCGCCCTCGGGGCTGGTGTGGCCGTTCGCGGTCGTGGCGGGCCTCGCCGCCGTGTCGCTGCTGGCCGCGCGGGTGTGGGGCGTGCCGGCGATCCCACCCCCGGCAGCGCAGGCCCCGGCGAGGCGAGTGGGCCGCTCCATGACCCTGTTCGCGGTGATGCTGATCTGTTACGTGGGCCTGGAAGTGGGCTTCGGCGCGTGGGGCGGCAAGCACATGCTGGGCATCGGCGTGGCGCAGGCGGCGCTGATTGTCAGCCTGTACTGGGGCGGTTTCACGCTGGGCCGCGCGCTGGCGAGCGCCTTCGGGGCGCGCTTCCAGCCGGGGCCGCTGGTGCTGGGCTGCGCCGCCCTGGCGACGGTGGCGGCCGTGCTGGGCACCGTGCCGGCCCTGGCGCCCTACACCTATCCGCTGGCGGGGCTGGCGCTGGGGCCGATCTTCGGCACCTCGATGGTGTGGGCGGCGCAGATCCTGCCGGTGCGCTTCGTGCCCTTCTTGCTGGTGTCGGGCAGCGTGGGCGGCATCCTGGTGCCGTGGCTGATCGGGCTGGGCTTCGCGCGCAGCGGGCCGGTCGCGGTGCCCACCGTCCTGACCGTGCTGGGCGCGCTGCTGTGCGTGCTGATCCTGGTGACGCTGCGGGTGCGCCGCGTGCGCGTGGACGTGGACGCGCCCTCCGTGGCGTGA